The Mytilus galloprovincialis chromosome 4, xbMytGall1.hap1.1, whole genome shotgun sequence genome contains a region encoding:
- the LOC143072481 gene encoding uncharacterized protein LOC143072481 codes for MQSPVEKDIQEAIKQSSELQKQVQAKLASHADMTPERQNWGHWMVSIFPGIDDRLWGRFKRESMDLLDRFQKESKELRSRDKQRLQQLQGFTGQQSALDVPMGSFCNQSSNVGYLPAWQQQYQLPGQDVAFLQNRSKTQADIEPIRAHSAPPVTCAQDITTSSIASVIMQSDSMNVDSPSSSLFSL; via the exons ATGCAATCTCCAGTTGAAAAAGACATCCAGGAAGCAATAAAACAGTCTTCTGAATTACAGAAACAAGTGCAGGCTAAGCTGGCTAGTCACGCGGACATGACACCCGAAAGGCAGAACTGGGGACATTGGATGGTCAGCATTTTTCCAGGTATTGACGACAGATTGTGGGGGAG GTTTAAAAGAGAGAGTATGGATCTATTGGACAGATTTCAAAAGGAAAGTAAGGAGTTACGCAGCCGTGATAAACAACGTCTTCAGCAACTGCAG ggATTCACTGGTCAACAATCTGCATTGGATGTTCCCATGGGCAGCTTCTGTAATCAATCAAGTAATGTTGGGTACCTACCTGCATGGCAGCAGCAATATCAGCTACCTGGACAGGACGTCGCCTTTCTGCAAAACCGGTCTAAAACTCAAGCAGACATTGAACCTATAAGAGCACATTCTGCTCCACCTGTTACATGCGCACAAGATATTACAACATCAAGTATTGCCAGTGTAATAATGCAATCGGATTCAATGAACGTTGATTCACCCTCATCGTCACTTTTCTCATTATAA